The sequence ATCATTCCTGTTTTCAGACACTGTCAGTAACAATATTGCATTTGCAGCAACTAATGCCAGCCAGGAAGAAATAATAAAAATTGCTAAAATTGTAGATATCCACAGCGAAATAATAAACTTTCCAAATGGATATGACACGAAAATTGGAGAAAGAGGAGTTACCCTGTCGGGAGGGCAAAAACAAAGAATCTCAATTGCAAGAGCTCTATTAGCAAGACCGAAAATTCTGATTTTCGATGACTGCTTTTCAGCAATAGACAGTTCTACGGAAAGTAAAATCCTACACAATTTAAAACTATTACCTTACAAGACTACAATAGTATTCATAACACATAGAATATCAACTGCAAAGAATTCCGACAAAATAATTATTCTAAACAAGGGAGAAATTAGCGAGCAAGGAACTCATTCTCAACTAATAACAATCAACGGCTTTTACACTAAGCTTTTACACTCCCAACAATAGATTCAAGAAGCAGGATTTTTTCCATTGTCAAGTCAAATATTTTTATAGATTTGTTCCGATCAAGATTGTTTTTGCATTTGATAATGATATTGAAGTTTAAAGTCGTATCATTCCGGTTCTGAAGAATAACGGTATGACATGAAAAAGTTACCCCAGGGTATTTAACTTATTAAACTCCTTTTTATTTATCACTCATAAAACTGATCTTTTTTTTTACTAAACCAAAAGAATAACTTACTGATAGGATGAACGAAAGAGAAACTCCCAGAGAAAACGAAGAAATATTTTCGAAAGCTTTAAGGGCAGGAAGGAGAACATATTTCTTCGATGTTAGAGCTACCAAAGCAGATGACTATTACCTTACTATTACAGAAAGTAAGAAGTACACAAACGAAGACGGTTCATTCCGTTACAAGAAACACAAAATCTATCTGTACAAAGAAGATTTTGAAGGCTTTAAAGAATTCTTAAATGAGTCGACAGATTACATCTTCCAAAACAGAGGTGAAGAGGTAATTTCCGACAGACACCAACAGGATTTTGTTGCTGTTCAGAATGAAGAAGAAGTGAAAAAAGTTGAAGAAGTGGAAGAAGTGGAAGAAGTAGTAAGCGCAAATAGCAATGAAAGCTTCACTGATGTAGATTTCGAAGATTTATAGAACTAATCAGCAACCGGTATTTTAAGTACTTTAATTCACTCCGGAGCACTAGTCAACTAAATAATACAAGCATAAAACCCTCACTT is a genomic window of Bacteroidota bacterium containing:
- a CDS encoding PUR family DNA/RNA-binding protein, translated to MNERETPRENEEIFSKALRAGRRTYFFDVRATKADDYYLTITESKKYTNEDGSFRYKKHKIYLYKEDFEGFKEFLNESTDYIFQNRGEEVISDRHQQDFVAVQNEEEVKKVEEVEEVEEVVSANSNESFTDVDFEDL